In one Caballeronia sp. M1242 genomic region, the following are encoded:
- a CDS encoding transglycosylase SLT domain-containing protein, with the protein MRRTFLLLALVLTFANTAFAQSDPLAASDTNPQEVVQQDSRLDAARHKISEVITRKFGVAREKAQTIASAVMASASKYSLPPALLLAIISIESRFKETAVGANNATGLMQVVPSAHKKLVRNVDLTEPETNIEIGSSILHGYLKSAQGDVDAALKNYGGSRAYAEKVSLRAKTFEPVAAVYSTSAPAQ; encoded by the coding sequence ATGCGCCGCACATTCTTACTCCTCGCCCTTGTTCTGACCTTCGCGAACACCGCCTTCGCCCAGTCAGACCCGCTCGCCGCCAGCGACACGAACCCGCAAGAGGTCGTGCAGCAGGACTCTCGCCTCGACGCGGCGCGCCACAAAATCTCGGAAGTCATCACGCGAAAGTTCGGCGTCGCGCGCGAGAAAGCGCAAACGATAGCGAGCGCGGTCATGGCGTCCGCGTCGAAATACTCGCTGCCGCCGGCGCTGCTGCTCGCCATCATTTCAATCGAATCGCGTTTCAAGGAAACGGCCGTCGGTGCGAACAACGCAACCGGGCTTATGCAAGTGGTGCCGTCCGCGCACAAGAAGCTCGTGCGCAATGTGGACCTGACGGAGCCTGAAACGAATATCGAAATCGGCTCGTCCATCCTGCATGGCTATCTGAAATCCGCGCAAGGAGATGTCGACGCCGCGCTCAAGAACTACGGCGGTTCGCGTGCTTATGCGGAGAAAGTGAGTCTGAGAGCCAAGACGTTTGAGCCGGTAGCGGCTGTCTATTCAACGTCCGCGCCTGCTCAGTAA
- a CDS encoding putative bifunctional diguanylate cyclase/phosphodiesterase: MLPHALAAGELTLAYQPVIDSVTRETVGAEALLRWKNNELGDVGPAEFIPIAEKTGFLKNIGDWALLRACVQVARWRRIIAPRLVVSVNVSAVQFDDSLLRHITTCLERTGLEASALQLEITESMPMPDTAASVSTAQALSDLGVKLAIDDFGTGYASLSYLKRFRLHNLKIDRLFVADLPRSHDSIAITRALIDMAHALDMTVTAEGVETADQATALWALGCDLLQGYLFGRATSPTEFTHLLAQNRARPAH, encoded by the coding sequence TTGCTGCCTCACGCGCTGGCCGCTGGCGAATTGACGCTCGCCTATCAACCCGTCATCGACAGCGTCACGCGCGAAACCGTAGGCGCCGAGGCCTTGCTGCGCTGGAAGAACAACGAATTGGGCGACGTCGGGCCGGCAGAGTTCATACCGATCGCCGAAAAGACCGGCTTTCTCAAGAACATTGGCGACTGGGCGTTGCTGCGAGCCTGTGTTCAGGTTGCTCGCTGGCGACGGATCATTGCGCCGCGCCTCGTCGTATCGGTGAACGTGTCGGCCGTGCAATTCGACGACAGCCTCTTGCGCCATATCACGACCTGCCTCGAACGCACCGGACTCGAAGCCTCCGCGTTGCAACTGGAAATCACCGAGAGCATGCCGATGCCCGACACCGCGGCCAGCGTATCGACGGCACAGGCGCTTTCCGACCTTGGAGTGAAGCTCGCCATCGACGACTTCGGGACGGGCTATGCGTCGTTGTCGTACTTGAAGCGGTTTCGTCTGCACAACCTGAAGATCGACCGTCTGTTCGTCGCCGATCTTCCGCGCAGTCACGATTCGATTGCAATCACTCGCGCGCTCATCGACATGGCGCATGCGCTCGACATGACCGTGACCGCCGAAGGCGTCGAGACCGCGGATCAGGCCACGGCCTTATGGGCGCTCGGCTGCGACTTGCTGCAAGGCTATCTGTTCGGCCGCGCGACAAGCCCGACAGAATTCACTCACCTATTGGCCCAAAATCGCGCAAGGCCCGCGCATTGA
- a CDS encoding LysR substrate-binding domain-containing protein, whose translation MKIHQLRALVAVADTGSVRGAARLLQASPAAITQSLQQIEGDLRLRLVARTPSGVTLTSDGRTLLEHARLIVGQIARAHQAVDTMRGEARGRLSIAVTAWGAMTFLPEVVLRFRRIMPDVQLEFFEGLLAIANPRLRDGSLDIYIGRQTPGEIASEFTFRPLFLTTLAVVARQGHPRAESRSLADLLDCDWLVALDPETEGLAPYTMFAKHGLPAPRSVHFLHSLTVAVSLLQRTDMVSIFPWPLVERCAPRESLCAIPLREQLDDSIVGVITRTGQPRSAAVECFVDCLIDTIRDPTSINTPEIQRAMHSVDILI comes from the coding sequence ATGAAGATTCACCAGCTTCGCGCGCTTGTCGCTGTCGCCGATACGGGCAGCGTGCGCGGCGCCGCGCGCCTGCTTCAGGCGTCGCCGGCCGCCATCACGCAGAGCCTTCAGCAGATCGAGGGCGATCTCAGGCTGCGTCTCGTCGCGCGCACGCCATCTGGAGTCACGCTCACGTCGGACGGGCGAACGCTTCTCGAACACGCACGCCTGATCGTCGGTCAGATCGCTCGCGCGCATCAAGCTGTGGACACCATGCGCGGCGAGGCGCGCGGACGGCTTTCGATTGCGGTGACGGCCTGGGGCGCGATGACGTTCCTGCCCGAGGTCGTGCTGCGGTTTCGGCGGATCATGCCGGACGTGCAGTTGGAATTCTTCGAGGGACTGCTCGCGATCGCGAATCCGCGGCTGCGCGATGGCAGTCTCGACATTTACATCGGGCGTCAGACGCCGGGCGAGATCGCGTCGGAGTTCACGTTCAGGCCGCTTTTTCTGACGACGCTGGCGGTGGTCGCGCGGCAGGGTCATCCGCGCGCGGAGAGTCGCTCGCTTGCTGATCTCCTCGATTGCGACTGGCTCGTCGCGCTCGATCCGGAGACCGAGGGGCTCGCGCCGTACACGATGTTCGCGAAGCACGGGTTGCCCGCGCCACGCAGTGTCCATTTCCTGCATTCGCTGACCGTTGCCGTTTCGTTACTGCAAAGAACGGATATGGTCAGCATCTTTCCCTGGCCGCTCGTCGAACGCTGCGCGCCGCGCGAATCGCTCTGCGCCATTCCGCTGCGCGAGCAACTCGACGACTCGATCGTCGGGGTCATCACGCGCACGGGACAACCGCGCAGCGCCGCGGTCGAGTGCTTCGTCGATTGCCTCATCGACACCATCCGCGATCCAACGTCGATCAACACACCGGAGATACAGCGAGCAATGCACTCGGTCGACATACTCATCTAG
- a CDS encoding ABC transporter permease subunit (The N-terminal region of this protein, as described by TIGR01726, is a three transmembrane segment that identifies a subfamily of ABC transporter permease subunits, which specificities that include histidine, arginine, glutamine, glutamate, L-cystine (sic), the opines (in Agrobacterium) octopine and nopaline, etc.) encodes MFEMDWQALYAATPVLLEGMGVTLQITVVAILCGLAWGTVLAVLSLSPVRLLRTGAHAYVALFRSIPLVMLLLWFFLIVPQFLKALFDLPSSVDVRLVSAMVAYSLLEGAFFCEIIRAGIASLPRGQMHAAQALGMTPAQSMRYVILPQAFRAMVPVALTQCIVIFQDTSLVYVIALGDFFRRTTAIGERDGTLIPMLLFAGATYWLVSTTMIAMTRMLKTRIAR; translated from the coding sequence ATGTTCGAGATGGACTGGCAGGCTCTATATGCCGCTACACCGGTTTTGCTCGAAGGCATGGGCGTCACGTTGCAGATCACCGTGGTTGCCATCCTCTGCGGCCTGGCGTGGGGCACCGTGCTCGCGGTGCTGAGCCTGTCGCCGGTCAGGCTGCTTAGGACGGGCGCGCATGCGTATGTCGCGCTCTTTCGCTCGATACCGCTCGTGATGCTGCTGTTATGGTTCTTCCTCATCGTGCCTCAGTTTCTGAAGGCGCTGTTCGATCTTCCATCGAGCGTCGACGTGCGGCTCGTCTCGGCGATGGTCGCTTACTCGCTACTCGAGGGCGCATTCTTCTGCGAGATCATCCGGGCCGGGATTGCCAGCTTGCCGCGCGGCCAGATGCACGCGGCGCAGGCGCTCGGCATGACGCCCGCGCAATCGATGCGCTATGTGATTTTGCCGCAGGCGTTTCGCGCGATGGTGCCTGTCGCGCTTACGCAATGCATCGTGATTTTTCAGGACACGTCGCTCGTATATGTGATCGCGCTCGGCGATTTCTTTCGGCGCACGACAGCCATCGGCGAACGTGACGGCACGCTCATTCCGATGCTGCTATTCGCGGGCGCGACATATTGGCTCGTAAGCACGACCATGATCGCGATGACTCGCATGCTGAAGACAAGGATCGCGCGGTGA
- a CDS encoding amino acid ABC transporter permease, which produces MDYSWNWRVLFQPVATGEPEVYVNWLISGLLNTVVLTLLAFMLALVIGMALGIMRTLPNRAIRTAAAVYVSIFRGVPLIVQFFIWFFALPEWLPASLGDRLKDLSPNVQFLSASVLTLAVYTGSRICEQVRAGLLARPPGQLHAALALGLTRPQAYRHVLLPMTLRTIAGPLTSEFLILSKNSAVASTIGLLELSGQARQLVDYTAQPYESFICVTVVYVALNFVILWGVGRLRRLNTVPGSMES; this is translated from the coding sequence ATGGATTACTCGTGGAATTGGCGCGTGCTGTTTCAGCCGGTGGCGACGGGCGAGCCGGAAGTCTATGTCAACTGGCTCATCTCGGGCCTGCTGAATACGGTCGTGCTGACCTTGCTCGCATTCATGCTCGCGCTGGTAATCGGCATGGCTCTCGGCATCATGCGCACGTTGCCCAATCGCGCGATACGGACGGCCGCTGCGGTGTATGTGTCGATCTTTCGCGGCGTGCCGCTGATCGTGCAGTTCTTCATCTGGTTCTTCGCGCTGCCGGAGTGGCTGCCGGCGTCGCTCGGCGACCGGCTCAAGGACCTGTCGCCGAATGTGCAGTTCCTGAGCGCATCGGTGCTCACGCTCGCTGTCTACACCGGTTCTCGCATCTGCGAACAGGTGCGCGCGGGCTTGCTGGCGCGCCCGCCCGGACAGCTTCACGCAGCACTCGCGCTGGGACTCACGCGTCCGCAGGCTTATCGACATGTCCTGCTGCCGATGACGCTGCGCACTATTGCCGGGCCGCTGACGTCCGAGTTCCTCATCCTTTCGAAGAACTCGGCGGTGGCATCGACAATCGGCCTTCTCGAATTGTCGGGACAGGCGCGGCAACTCGTCGACTACACCGCACAGCCGTATGAGTCGTTCATCTGCGTAACGGTCGTCTACGTAGCGCTGAACTTCGTGATCTTGTGGGGCGTGGGCCGGCTGCGTCGGCTGAATACCGTGCCCGGTTCGATGGAGAGTTGA
- a CDS encoding glutamate/aspartate ABC transporter substrate-binding protein yields MKRHYSLRPATRMTAGLSALAWMAGAFAAEPAVSGTLDKIRSEHAVTIGYRDASIPLSYYDAQQKPIGYSIDFANLIVERIKSQLKLSELTVRMIPITSQNRISLLQNGTIDFECTSTTNNAERAQQVAFSNSFFAISTRLLVKKSTGIKDFADLHDNTVVVGAGTTSEKILRRLNAEKSMNMKIISAKDHSESFLLLSTGRAKAMMMDDALLAGERAKSPHPDDYEIVGTPQSHEVYGCMLRKNDAPMKALMDAAIADAERSGQASRIYARWFTQPIPPRQINLDFQMSPRIQALFAQPSDKPSS; encoded by the coding sequence ATGAAACGACACTATTCGTTGCGCCCCGCCACGCGCATGACGGCCGGCCTCTCTGCGCTGGCGTGGATGGCGGGTGCGTTTGCCGCCGAGCCGGCCGTTAGCGGCACGCTCGACAAGATACGCAGCGAACACGCCGTCACCATCGGCTATCGCGATGCCTCCATCCCGCTGTCCTACTACGATGCACAGCAAAAGCCGATCGGCTATTCGATAGACTTCGCCAATCTGATCGTCGAACGCATCAAGTCTCAGCTCAAGCTCTCCGAACTGACGGTGCGCATGATTCCGATCACGTCGCAGAACCGCATCTCGCTCTTGCAGAACGGCACGATCGACTTCGAATGCACGAGCACCACGAACAACGCCGAGCGCGCGCAACAGGTCGCGTTCTCGAACAGCTTCTTCGCGATCAGCACGCGCCTGCTTGTCAAGAAGTCGACCGGTATCAAAGATTTTGCCGACCTTCACGACAACACCGTCGTCGTCGGAGCAGGCACGACGTCGGAAAAAATCCTGCGCCGGTTGAACGCGGAGAAGTCGATGAACATGAAGATCATCAGCGCGAAGGATCATTCGGAGTCCTTTCTTCTGTTGTCGACGGGCCGAGCGAAAGCCATGATGATGGATGACGCCTTGCTCGCCGGCGAGCGCGCGAAGTCGCCGCATCCCGACGACTACGAGATCGTCGGCACCCCTCAGTCGCACGAGGTGTACGGCTGCATGCTGCGCAAGAACGACGCGCCGATGAAGGCCTTGATGGACGCCGCCATCGCCGACGCTGAAAGATCCGGACAAGCCTCGCGCATCTACGCGCGTTGGTTCACGCAGCCAATCCCGCCCAGGCAGATCAACCTCGACTTTCAGATGTCGCCGCGCATTCAGGCGCTCTTCGCGCAGCCGAGCGACAAGCCGTCCTCCTGA
- a CDS encoding LysR substrate-binding domain-containing protein gives MTRPLNFQLIQAFRAVMQKGTTTGAAAMLNTTQPSISRRLSELQRFSGLKLFEVHHGRLRPTSEGKLLYKTVQKHFDGLEKIESVVSLLRKSGTGALCLGCTPTLGVGLLPEVVRAFRAQFPETYINIQTLATTQLTDLLRQDLFDLILTTGKLDEHDFETTIVKTMPAVCVLPPGHRLESESVVHVRMLQSEPLLSLGEMDDLTIDIENVLLAHDMPAEFSIQTTSSITICALVAAGNGVGIVNPYVANTYAGKLSIRPLMPSIDVPVRMAMPLHTAPSLLARRFVEALHAHLHTLGAEVCE, from the coding sequence ATGACCCGACCGTTGAATTTTCAGCTTATCCAGGCGTTTCGCGCCGTGATGCAGAAGGGCACCACCACTGGCGCCGCAGCGATGCTCAACACGACGCAGCCTTCCATTAGCCGCCGCCTCTCCGAGTTGCAGAGGTTCTCGGGCCTCAAACTGTTTGAAGTGCACCATGGGAGATTGAGACCGACGAGCGAAGGCAAGCTGCTGTACAAGACCGTGCAGAAGCACTTCGACGGCCTCGAGAAGATCGAGTCGGTGGTGTCGCTGCTGCGCAAGTCGGGCACCGGCGCGCTCTGCCTGGGCTGCACGCCCACGCTGGGAGTTGGACTGCTGCCGGAGGTCGTTCGGGCGTTTAGGGCGCAGTTTCCGGAGACGTACATCAACATTCAGACGCTCGCCACGACACAACTGACCGACTTGTTGCGCCAGGATCTGTTCGATCTCATTCTGACCACGGGCAAGCTCGACGAGCACGACTTCGAGACGACGATCGTGAAGACGATGCCGGCCGTATGCGTGCTGCCGCCGGGGCATCGGCTCGAAAGCGAATCCGTGGTGCATGTGCGGATGTTGCAATCGGAGCCGTTGTTGTCGCTGGGCGAGATGGACGACCTGACGATCGACATCGAGAACGTGCTCCTCGCCCACGACATGCCGGCCGAGTTCTCGATCCAGACGACATCGTCGATCACGATCTGCGCGCTGGTGGCGGCCGGCAACGGCGTGGGCATCGTGAACCCGTATGTCGCCAACACGTATGCCGGGAAGTTGTCGATCCGGCCGCTCATGCCGTCTATCGACGTTCCTGTGCGCATGGCCATGCCTTTGCACACGGCTCCGTCTCTGCTCGCGCGCCGTTTCGTCGAAGCCCTGCATGCGCATCTGCATACGCTCGGCGCGGAAGTGTGCGAGTAA
- the rarD gene encoding EamA family transporter RarD has translation MNQHVLGRGIALSVAASALFALLSGYTKWLAPLDGLDIFAWRIVWTLPGALLLVALSRRWPQLCALVANLAKNARLLAAFVVSTALLGVQLWIFLWAPLHGRALEVSLGYFLLPLAMVLIGRFYYREPLDALQWAGVAAAAVGVAHEFFVTRAFAWPTLVVMLGYPPYFMLRRRLNVDALVAFAIEMMMLAPFCVIALIVRGSFAVVANSPLLWSVLLPGLGALSTIALGSYLRASRYLPLVLFGILGYVEPVLLVAVAVLLLGEPFSASQLGTYGPIWVAVALTAVHSARLLMRERASKAALPMSEHHASVEHETGAERVD, from the coding sequence ATGAATCAGCATGTCCTCGGACGCGGCATTGCGCTTTCCGTCGCCGCTTCCGCTTTGTTCGCGCTCCTGTCGGGCTATACGAAATGGCTTGCGCCGCTCGACGGACTCGACATTTTTGCATGGCGCATCGTCTGGACATTGCCGGGTGCGCTGCTGCTCGTGGCGCTCTCCAGGCGATGGCCGCAATTATGCGCGCTCGTGGCGAACCTCGCCAAAAACGCGCGCCTGCTCGCGGCTTTCGTTGTCTCCACAGCGCTGCTCGGCGTGCAGCTATGGATATTCCTGTGGGCGCCGCTGCATGGACGCGCGCTCGAAGTGTCGCTCGGCTACTTTCTGTTGCCGCTCGCGATGGTGCTGATCGGGCGCTTCTATTACCGCGAACCGCTCGACGCGCTGCAATGGGCGGGCGTGGCCGCGGCTGCGGTGGGCGTGGCGCACGAGTTCTTCGTGACGCGTGCGTTCGCGTGGCCGACGCTCGTCGTGATGCTCGGTTATCCGCCGTATTTCATGCTGCGGCGGCGGCTCAACGTCGATGCGCTTGTGGCCTTCGCCATCGAAATGATGATGCTGGCTCCGTTCTGCGTGATCGCGCTGATCGTGCGTGGTTCGTTCGCCGTCGTCGCAAATTCGCCGCTTCTATGGAGTGTCTTGCTGCCGGGCCTCGGCGCCCTGAGCACGATTGCGCTGGGCTCGTATCTGCGGGCAAGCCGCTATTTGCCGCTCGTGCTGTTCGGCATTCTCGGCTATGTCGAACCGGTGTTGCTCGTGGCTGTCGCGGTCTTGCTGCTCGGCGAGCCGTTCAGCGCGAGTCAGTTGGGAACGTATGGACCGATATGGGTCGCTGTCGCGCTGACGGCTGTGCATAGCGCGCGGCTCTTGATGCGCGAGCGCGCGTCGAAGGCCGCGTTGCCGATGAGCGAACATCACGCGAGCGTCGAACACGAAACGGGTGCCGAGCGCGTCGACTAA
- the egtD gene encoding L-histidine N(alpha)-methyltransferase: protein MTQAAPSPRFSSAFAEAVHAGLSKRPQKELPSMYLYDEVGSALFEVITALPEYGVTRAEERVLKAHATDIVAALPGNVKVAELGSGSGRKTRRILEALCKKQPTAYYPIEISRTALQLCRRELGDIERISIVGYERDYLAGLSEVSARRNEGERLLVLFLGSTIGNFARLAATKFLQSIRSMLEPGDALLLGTDLIKPLPMLIAAYDDPIGVTAAFNLNLLARINRELHGDFPLNAFEHVARFNPDARSIEMHLRAKRPLTARVRDAGLHVDFREGETIWTESSHKYAAEEVAPIAIDAGFECTHQWRDDEWHFAESLLVAR from the coding sequence ATGACTCAAGCTGCCCCGTCGCCCCGCTTTTCCAGTGCCTTTGCCGAAGCCGTCCATGCGGGGCTATCCAAGCGCCCGCAGAAAGAACTGCCTTCGATGTATCTGTATGACGAAGTCGGCTCCGCCCTCTTCGAAGTGATCACCGCGCTGCCGGAATACGGCGTGACGCGCGCCGAAGAACGCGTGCTGAAGGCGCACGCCACCGACATCGTGGCCGCGCTGCCGGGAAATGTGAAAGTCGCGGAACTCGGAAGCGGAAGCGGACGCAAGACGCGCCGCATTCTTGAAGCACTGTGTAAAAAGCAGCCGACCGCCTATTACCCAATCGAGATCTCCCGCACGGCTTTACAGCTGTGCCGTCGAGAACTGGGCGATATCGAGCGCATTTCGATTGTCGGCTACGAACGCGACTATCTGGCCGGCCTGTCCGAAGTGAGCGCCCGGCGTAACGAGGGCGAGCGGCTGCTCGTGCTTTTTCTCGGCAGCACCATCGGCAACTTCGCGCGCCTTGCGGCCACCAAGTTTCTCCAGTCGATCCGCAGCATGCTCGAACCCGGCGATGCCCTCCTGCTCGGCACCGATCTGATCAAGCCCCTGCCGATGCTGATCGCGGCCTACGACGATCCCATCGGCGTGACGGCGGCGTTCAACCTGAACCTGCTCGCGCGCATCAACCGCGAGTTGCACGGCGACTTTCCGCTCAACGCGTTCGAACACGTCGCGCGCTTCAATCCCGACGCGCGCAGCATCGAAATGCATCTTCGCGCGAAACGCCCCTTGACGGCGCGCGTGCGCGATGCCGGCTTGCACGTCGACTTCCGCGAAGGCGAAACCATCTGGACGGAAAGCAGCCACAAGTACGCGGCCGAAGAAGTCGCGCCGATTGCCATCGATGCCGGCTTCGAATGCACGCATCAATGGCGCGACGACGAATGGCACTTCGCGGAGAGCCTGCTGGTCGCGCGCTAA
- a CDS encoding acylphosphatase — MSGPDLDTRIETYYVRVKGVVQGVGFRHHTVRRAHALGVRGYVANLNDGSVEAVIQGAANQVDLMLEWLRRGPPHARVTDFFSEERYVEKRYERFEQH, encoded by the coding sequence ATGTCCGGCCCGGATCTCGATACGAGAATCGAAACCTATTACGTGCGTGTGAAAGGCGTGGTGCAGGGCGTCGGCTTTCGCCATCACACGGTGCGGCGCGCGCATGCGCTCGGCGTGCGCGGCTATGTCGCGAATCTCAACGACGGCTCGGTGGAAGCCGTCATTCAGGGCGCGGCGAATCAGGTCGATCTGATGCTCGAATGGCTGCGACGCGGGCCGCCGCATGCCCGCGTCACCGATTTCTTCAGCGAAGAGCGTTACGTCGAAAAGCGCTACGAACGCTTCGAGCAGCACTGA
- a CDS encoding hybrid sensor histidine kinase/response regulator translates to MTQPIHVLIVDDIRNNITALEASLARPDLSVLKAESGPAALELLLKHEVALAILDVNMPGMDGFELAEFMRGSPRTAHVPIIFLTATAQDTNRTFRGYEAGAVDFLYKPFDSRILNSKVDVFIQIERQKQQLATQLATVQQLLDANEMLMAVLGHDLRTPLSAVIASAEYLSRFVKDENVANIGTRIKSSGMRMVRMVDQLLNLARLRGGRVTLQPRAVELSTLAKNIVEEYEARVGKGRIFVLRQGDTLLQADGDLLSQVFSNLIGNALQHGLEGAAIQVRLEGGAKDVSIIVQNAGEIPADVLPNIFAPYRSGRRQHESGGLGLGLYITREIARMHGGDVKVRSSAETGTIFEVTLPRVARPTTGDRDDNAQTFRLG, encoded by the coding sequence ATGACGCAACCCATTCACGTGCTGATCGTCGACGACATCCGCAACAACATCACCGCGCTCGAAGCGTCGCTCGCGCGGCCGGATCTGTCGGTGCTGAAGGCGGAATCGGGTCCGGCTGCGCTCGAACTCCTGCTCAAGCACGAAGTCGCGCTCGCGATCCTCGACGTCAACATGCCCGGCATGGATGGCTTCGAGCTCGCGGAATTCATGCGCGGCAGCCCGCGCACCGCGCATGTGCCGATCATCTTCCTGACCGCGACGGCGCAGGACACGAACCGCACGTTTCGCGGCTACGAAGCGGGCGCGGTGGACTTCCTGTACAAGCCGTTCGATTCCCGCATCCTCAATTCGAAGGTCGATGTCTTCATTCAGATCGAACGGCAGAAGCAGCAACTCGCGACGCAACTCGCCACCGTGCAGCAGTTGCTCGATGCGAACGAGATGCTGATGGCCGTGCTCGGTCATGACCTGCGCACGCCGCTGTCGGCGGTGATCGCGTCGGCCGAATATCTGTCGCGCTTCGTGAAGGACGAGAACGTCGCGAATATCGGCACGCGCATCAAGTCGAGCGGCATGCGCATGGTCCGCATGGTCGATCAGTTGCTGAACCTCGCGCGGCTGCGCGGCGGGCGCGTGACGTTGCAGCCGCGTGCGGTCGAACTCAGTACGCTCGCGAAGAATATCGTCGAGGAATACGAGGCGCGCGTCGGCAAGGGACGCATTTTCGTGCTGCGTCAGGGCGATACGCTCTTGCAGGCCGACGGCGATCTGCTCTCGCAAGTGTTCTCGAATCTGATCGGCAACGCGCTGCAGCACGGGCTCGAAGGCGCGGCGATACAAGTGCGGCTCGAAGGCGGCGCGAAGGACGTCAGCATCATCGTGCAGAACGCAGGCGAGATTCCGGCCGACGTGCTGCCGAACATCTTCGCGCCGTATCGCTCGGGGCGGCGTCAGCATGAGTCGGGCGGGCTCGGGCTCGGCCTGTACATCACGCGGGAAATCGCGCGGATGCACGGCGGCGACGTGAAAGTGCGCTCGTCAGCGGAGACGGGCACCATTTTCGAAGTCACGCTGCCTCGCGTGGCGCGTCCCACTACGGGCGATCGGGACGACAACGCGCAGACGTTTCGTCTCGGCTGA
- a CDS encoding chemotaxis protein CheB produces the protein MSPAAIPDAFDAVVIGASAGGVEALNLLLPELPRDFAAPVLIVVHVRHGQPSLLPALFAERCRLRVVEPFDKDEIAPGTVYFAPPGYHMMVEAEGGEPPAIALSVDPPVRFSRPSVDVLFESAAHAYGKRLLGIVLSGANDDGARGARAIRDAGGLCWAQDPNTASATAMPLGAIAQGVQDILTLDDMVARLAGRARR, from the coding sequence ATGAGCCCCGCAGCCATCCCCGATGCCTTCGACGCCGTGGTGATCGGCGCATCCGCGGGCGGCGTCGAGGCGCTCAACCTGCTGCTGCCCGAGTTGCCGCGCGACTTCGCGGCGCCGGTGCTGATCGTGGTGCATGTGCGGCACGGTCAGCCGAGCCTCTTGCCCGCGCTGTTCGCCGAGCGCTGTCGGTTGCGCGTGGTGGAACCGTTCGACAAGGACGAGATCGCGCCCGGCACCGTGTATTTCGCGCCGCCCGGCTATCACATGATGGTCGAGGCCGAAGGCGGCGAGCCGCCTGCCATCGCGCTGTCGGTGGATCCGCCGGTGCGCTTCTCGCGGCCGTCGGTGGACGTGCTGTTCGAATCGGCGGCGCATGCGTACGGCAAGCGGCTGCTCGGCATCGTGCTCTCGGGCGCGAACGACGACGGCGCGCGCGGCGCGCGGGCGATTCGCGACGCGGGCGGCCTGTGCTGGGCGCAGGACCCGAACACGGCGTCCGCGACCGCGATGCCGCTCGGGGCCATCGCACAAGGGGTGCAGGACATTCTCACGCTGGACGACATGGTCGCGCGCCTCGCGGGGCGCGCGCGCCGATAA